CGAGAACGTGCGGGCACAGCCTTTCATGCGTCCGGCGGCGGAAAGCAGCACCGGAGAAGTGGTGAATGTCTTTGCCACTGAATACGAAAAGGCTATTGACCGCGCCATCAAACGCGCAGCTAAAAAGGGAGTGCCTCCATGATTGCGCCGATCTTTACCGTCTGCGCTGCCAGCCCGTCGGTGGTGGCACTGCTGGGCGGCGAAACGCTGCGCCTCTATCCGTTCGGCCAGCAGGATGACAACGTTATCTATCCCTATGCCGTCTGGCAGAATCTCTATGGCACCCCCGAAAACTATCTGGCCCAGCGGCCTGATGCAGATTCTTTCACGCTGCAGGTAGACGTTTACGCTGACACGCCAGACCAGGCGATCGCCGTGGCCGCCGCGCTGCGGGATGCGATTGAGCCGCATGCTTACATCGCCCGCTGGGGCGTGCAGGGAAGAGACCCCGAAACCAAGCGCTACCGCTATTCGTTCGACGTCGACTGGATAGTGAAGCGGTAAAGCAATCACCCTCAATACACCGGCCCCGAGCCGGTTTTTTTATATCCGGAGATAACTATGTCTGTAGTGACTCAGGGCACGCAGCTCTATGTTCTGGCGGACGGTGCAGTCAGCGAAGTTGAATGCATCACCGCGTTTAGCCCTGGCGGCAACCCAGCCGACCAGATCGAAGACACCTGTCTCAGCGAGCGCAGCACGCGAACCTATAAAAAGGGGCTGCGTACCCCCGGCGCGGCAACGGTGACGCTTAACGCGGATCCGGCGAACCTCAGCCACCTGATGCTGCACCGCATGGCAGAGTCCGACAATCAGGACGATCTTACCTGGGCAGTGGGCTGGGCTGATGGTGAATCAGCGCCAACAGTCGCAACAGCTTCTGATCCTGACGCTGTTGACGGACTGAAGCTACCAGAAGACCGCACCTGGTTTGTATTCAAAGGCAAGGTGACCGACTTCCCGTTTGATTTCGCGGCTAACACGGTTGTGGCCACGTCGGCATCAGTTCAGCGTTCCGGCCCGGCGGTATGGGTGCCGAAAGTTCCGACTGGCAGCTAAGCAACGCGGGGCGTATGCCCCGTATAACTTTTAGAGCAGGAAAAATTATGCAACTGACGCTTGATAATCTGAAAAAAGCCGGCGCGTTCACCGGCCGCCCGATTGAAAAAGAAATCACCTGGAAGCAGGGGGAGGAAGAGTTTACCGCAACGGTGTTTATTCGCCCGGCCGGTTACCATGCTGCCACCCAGGTCATTCAGGCCAGCGCCGGGAAGATCGACGGCGTAGCTGGCTATATCGCTGCGGCGGTTTGTGACGAAGAAGGCAACCCGGTATTTACTGCCAAAGACATTACCGGGGAGGCCGATCCGGAACGCGGTGCGCTCGATGGCGCGCTGACGGTCGCGCTGCTGGTCGCCATCCAGGAGGTGAACGAGCTGGGAAAGATGAGCTCACCGCCGAAGATGAAGTCTGGTGCGAGCTCGTCCTCAACGGTATCGGCGGACGAACAATTGCCGAAGCACAAGAGCGACTCAGCTTCAGAGAGTTCCAGCTCTGGCTCCGGTACCGCAGCCAGTACGGAGGACTAAACCCGATGATGCGGACAGAGTGGGGCGCGGCGCTGATCGCTTCCGTGCTGGCGAACGTCAATAAAGGCAAGGATACGCCGTCGTTCCGCATCAGTGATTTCGCACCTCATATTGACGAGCCGCCCGTGTCGCTGGAAGACGCTATGAAGACGTGGGGTTAGATAGATAAACATTTGTGATACATTTAGATCTTCATAGATGGAGATCTTACAATGAAAAATCTTGGCTGGCTTCTTTCGTTAATTGGTATTTTGCTCGGTATATACTCTCTTTTAATGGATGTAACCGTTCCCGTAGGGGATGGAACTAACGTAGTTAATTTTGGGTTGCTTTCACTAAGGCAAAATCTAATCATAATAGCTGGTTTTTTATTCTTAGGTGGTTTAATAGTTTCAGCCTTGAGTAGGAGGAAGCCTGTTCCTTTGGTTGATTTCACTGAGCTGGATAGGATTGACGGCGAATATTTTGTCAGTCGTAACAATGAAAACGCCAATATTGATATATTAGCTATTGATAGAGTAAGCCTAATGCTTTTGCGTAAATATAGTAAAAGTAGTGTTTCTGATATTCTTCTGATGAATAGCCCACTTATTGATAAATGGTTAACTTCGATACCTAGCGAGCTACATAAAGACTTCAAGAAACAATTAGAGGTTAGGTTAAAAGAAAACAGTTGAATGAATCCCGCGCTAGCGGGATTTTTTTTTGGAGATAAAATGGCTGGTAAATCTCTTGGCACCCTCACAATAGATCTCATAGCCAAGGTTGGTGGGTTTGTGGCGGGGATGGACAAAGCGGAACGTTCTTCGACTAAATGGCGTAGACAAGTAGAGGACAATGTCAAAGCCGCTAACTCGGCGATCTCCTCAATTGGCATCGTAGCTGCTGGGGCAGCAGTCGCGGCCAGTACTGCTGGCATTGCTTTGCTGAAGACCACATCTGAACAAATAACCGAGACTGACCGTTGGGCTAAATCTCTACGCCTGTCAACTCAAGAGCTTTTGGCTTGGCAGTTTGCCGCCGAAAAGGCTGGGGTTTCTGGTGATCAGATGGCCGATATCTTTAAAGATATAGGAGATAAAATAGGTGATGCTGTAATCAATAAGTCCGGGGAGGCCGTTGATGCGCTCAATGCTTTAGGTTTATCAGCAGACAAGTTATCTAAAACCACCCCAGATAAACAGCTTTTGGCTATAGGTGAGGCTTTAAGTAAAGTTTCAACTAACGCCGGTAAGATAACTATTCTTGAGAGTCTTGGTAATGATTTGTCAAAACTACTCCCGCTATTTGATAATAACAATGAAAAACTAAAATCATTCATTCAGCAAGCGAAAGATTATGGCGTTGCCCCTGATGCCAAGTCTATTAATGACTTGTTGAAAGTTAACGAACTTTTTCAAGATATTGAGGCTCAAGTTAAAGGGCTGAAAATTGAAATTGCAAGTGGGCTCGCAAAAGTAGACTTAACTCAATTAAATAAGTCTCTTAGCGATGTAAAAAACATCTTAACCGATCCATCTGTTTTACAAGGGCTGGCTTCTCTTGTGAGCCAGATAGCTGGGCTGGCGGGATGGATGGCAAAGGCGGCATCTGAGGCTGGTAAGCTTGCTGTAGCGTCAGGAAATAGAATGGCCGCATTAGGCGGCAATGTCGATATGTCAAATATCGATCAGGTAAACGAGCGTATTGAATATCTTCAGAGGAACCTTTCGGGGCGGAACGGATTCTATTCCCAAGGGGAGTCTTTCTTTGGCTGGCTAACTGGCGGGGATGACAGCGTAAAAACCTTGAGCGAAGAGCTAAAGGGATTAATTGATCAACGTGAAAAGCTGTCGAAACAAAAAAATGCTGTGAATCTCCCACCCACTACCCAAGCCACCACAGCGCCAAAGAGTTCATTTGCGCTCGGAACCAATGAGGTTAACGGCAAGACTACAGTGGATGCAGGTGCTAAAAAGCTGGAAAACGCCTTTAAGGCGACCGAGCAGGCATACCAGCGGCAGATAGCACTGATCGACACCACGGGTAAAAAGGTGATCGAGGTTACAGAGCTTCAACGCCTTCAGTTTGATATTGCAGACGGCAAACTCGCCGGGCTCAATGAGATACAGAAAACCCGCTTGTCGCAGCTGGCCACCGAAATTGACCGGCTCAATGCTGTTCGCCGGGCGAGTGAAGAAAATCTCAAACTGGCTGAGTTCACCGCCGGGCTGCAGGCCTCTAACCAGAACGAGAAAGCGTCGCTTGATATTGATGTGGCCGGAGGCTGGCTGGGAGAGCAGGAGCGCGAGCGTATGCGTGACCGCCTCCAGATTCAGGCAGACTTCCTTTCTCGTCAGGCTGATCTGCAGAAGCAGTACCAGGCTGGCGATATAACAAAAACGCTTTATGACAGCGAGACCCAGGCTCTTAACGATGCGCTGGCCGAACGCCTGCAGATTCAGGAGGATTACTACCAGCAGGTTGACGATCTCCGCAATAACGGTACTGCTGGTTTTGTCTCCGGGTTGGCCACGCAAATAGAGGCCTCCATGGATCTGTACTCCAACATGCAGCAGGTTGGCGCGCAGGCATTCAGCAGCCTGACCGATATGATCACCGAGTGGGCTGAAACAGGGAAGATGAACGTTAAGGACTTCGCAGCCACCTTTATTCAGTCGATGGGGGCAGCGCTTCTCCAGTACGCAGCTGCACAGGTGGCAATGGCTGCACTCCAGGCTTTTACCAGCATGATCGGCATACCTTACGTCGGTCCGACACTGGCAGGGCCAGCGGCGACGGCTGCAGCAGCTAGCGCTGGTGTGTTGATGCTCGGCGTCAGCTCAGCCCTCAAAGGCCAGGCTCATGACGGTATCGACTCGGTACCGGAAACCGGCACTTGGCTGCTGCAAAAAGGCGAGCGTGTGACCACGGCTAAAACCAGCGCGAAGCTGGATGCCACGCTGGAGCGTGTAGGCAGGCAGTCTACCGGCGGTCAGGCTGCACACATCACCATTCCTGTCGAGGTTCACGGCGATCCGGATCAACGCACGCTGGCTCTGATAGAGGGGGCAGTGAAGCGCGGCGCGCAGCTGGGCTACCAGATGACGGCTAACGATCTGGCTGGCGGTTCAGGTCAGACATCAAAAGCGCTGAACAGCGGCTGGACGGTAGGGAGGAAAAAGCGCTGATGGCCATTACAACCACGATTAACTATCCACACGATGCACTACCTGTACCTCTGCAGGAGGGCTACGGCCTGCGACCTGTCAGCCCGATAGTCAGAACCCAGATGACCAGTGGCAGGGCACGGCAGCGCCGCCGCTACATCTCGACTCCGACGGTCGCGACTGTCTCCTGGTTGCTGACTGATCTGCAGGCGCAGGCATTCGAGGCCTGGTTCCGCGACGCGCTGACCGACGGTGCGGCCTGGTTCAACATGAACCTGCGCACGCCCGGCGGCGAAGCCCCCAAGGTGTGCCGGTTCACTGATATCTATGAAGGACCGGATCTGGAGGGAGGGAATTTCTGGCGTTACTCGGCACAGCTTGAGCTGTTCGAACGCCCCCTGTTGCCACCGGGCTGGGGCGTGTTCCCGGGCTTTATTACCGGCGCGGATATTATCGATCTTGCAGTTAACAGGGAGTGGCCAGAAGCATGACGATACTGAACAGGCTTTACGCCTCCGGCGGCGATGAGGTGCTGATCGAGACGCTGCAAATCAACATCGGAAACGACGTGCATTATCTCACCCGTGGCTGGGATGATATCGAAGTAGCAACGGAAGAGGGCGAGCGGCTAACTTTTCAGGGTTGCGGCATTGATATCGCCCTGCCTGCCCGGAACAGCGACGGCACGCAGGATCTGAAATTTGCCATCAGCAATATCACTGGTGAGGTATCGAACGCAATCCGTAAGGCGCTCGATAACCTTCAGGGTGCAACGCTGACCTATCGCCTGTACATATCAACCAGCCTGAATGCACCGGCGGCGCGACCGTATACGCTGGCGATTAAAACCGGCTACTGGACGTCCACTGAGGTGCAGATCACCGCAGGCTACATGAACGTGCTGGATACGGCCTGGCCCCGGTACCGTTATACGCTGCCCGCGTTCCCCGGTCTTCGCTACCTCTGAGGTTCACATGTTCGATATAGACAAATACCGATCTGTCACCTGGCAGATGGGCGGACGCGTCTGGCCGGTGCTCGACTGTTATGGCGTGGTGCATGAGGTACGCCGTGATCTTGGGCTGCCGGAATGGCCTGTATTCGAGGGCGTGATCCGCGAGGGCGATACGATGATGCGAACCTTTGCGGAATTTTCTACCAGCGTGCAGCGCACGGCGGCGAAAGAGGGGGCGGTTGCGGCATGTTACTCCGGCGGAGTTGTCGATCACCTGGGCGTTGTCGTCAACATTGACGGCGCGCTGCATGTACTTGAGTCAAACCCACACCGTAACGTGACAATCCTGCCTCTGGCCCGCTTTGAGCGGCTGTATTCATCCGTGGAGTATTACGAGTGACCATACGCATCTATCCTTCCCGGCTACCGGGAGCGCCGCTGGAGACGCACCAACACGGCGCGCTGACGCTGCATCAGTGGTTCAATAAAAACGTGACCAGTTACCAGAATGACCGCCAGCAACATCCTGTGGCAGTCGAGGTAAACGGCGTTCCTGTGCCGTCGCAGGAATGGCCTTTCTGCCAGTTGCAGCCTGACAGTGATGTGAAGGTTTATCCGATCCCATATGGGCCAGCCGTGCCAGCATGGGCCGTATGGACTGCTGTTGCCATTTCTGTTGCTTCAGCGGCTTATAGCATTTACATGATGACCACCATGGATAAGGGTGGGCTCAGTGGTCAGGGCCAGGGTGATCAGATTTCGCTGGACCCGGCAAGAGCCAACGCTGCCCGCCTGGGCGATCCTATTCGCGAGGTGTTCGGTCTCTGCCGGGTATATCCGGATTATGTCGTGCAGCCTGTTAGCCGTTTCGTTAACGAACGTGACATGGTAACCAGCATGTTTGTGTGCTGGGGCGTCGGCAATGGCGATATTAAAAAAGAGGATTTGCGCATCGGGGCAACGCCTGGCAGCAGCTTTGGCGATGATGTCACCTACACCATTTACCCGCCGGGGGCTGATGTCTCGGCAGATCCTCGCTCTGAGAACTGGTACAACTCCACCGAGGTCGGGGGTACGTCCGCTGGTGGCTCTGGTCTGGATCTCGGTACCAGCGGCCCGGCAGCTGTCAGCGTTGACGCCGACGCGGTACTGGTATCCGGCAACACGGTAACGCTGATTGGCTCTGTGTCATCCGGGAACAGCGACACGGAGATCCCGTCCGGCTGGGTGGTGGGCACGCTGATTAACATCGAGGCTCCGGACACCTATACAGTAACCAGTACCGGCGGATACAGCGAGATCGCCGGTTCCGTGGCCGAGCTCGCACCTGTTGTGGGTATGCCTCTGACGCTGGAAATCAATAACGACCAGTTTGATCTGGTTATTGCCGCGTACTCCCCGGCGGTTGCGGCTGTTCCCGGCGTGGGTGGCAGTAGCGCCACTGTCAGCGCCAGCGCCGCGCCGCAGACCTACAATTTCAGCGGCAGCCCGCAGACGTTCAGCATCACCTGGAAAAACCGCACGTGGTCTGTGTCGCTGACAGCAAACTACGTGACTATGTCTGGCCTGGTGTCAGCGATTACCAGTCAGCTGAACGGATCCGGGCTGGTTGCAAACGACAGATCGGGGCGCATCGTTATCAGCGAAGATTCCAGCCCGTTCGCTGGTGGTACCATTACGTTCAGCTCGTTGCCGGTAGTGGCATTCGGCAGCGCGCCTGTGTCCGTTGCGGGGGTGGCCTCCAGCGGCGGTACCGCTGCGCGGCTGGCCAGCCTGCGTCTGTCATATCCCGGCGGCGCGCCATTCGCCGGGCTTCCCGCCGGTCAGCAGCGATTTAGCCTGACACCCTCAGGATATCAGTACCAGATAACAGCCATCGATGCGCTGACCATAACCGTAGCGCGCGTAACGGTTACGAAAGACCTGGCCGGTAACACGGTGACGACTGTGGATCCGCGCTGGACTGGTTTCACAGCACGTACATTACTGGATGCGTCGGTTACCAGCGTTAACGATAACTACGACTGGCTCGGGCCGTTCCTGTGCTGTCCGGACGGTGAGACCACCGACCGTATGGAGATCAACCTGAACTTCCAGAACGGACTGGTGCGCTACAACAGCAAAGGAAAACGCCGTTCCGCGAGCGTGGGGATCATTATCCAGTACCGTGCCGCCGGAAGCGCTGGCGACTGGCAGCAGGTGGCGCTGGGGTACGAGCGTCAGACTGAGGACCAGATAGGTTTCACCGAAGCGATCGACGTTCCACCAGGTCAGTATGAAATACG
Above is a genomic segment from Enterobacter sp. C2 containing:
- a CDS encoding DUF3168 domain-containing protein codes for the protein MIAPIFTVCAASPSVVALLGGETLRLYPFGQQDDNVIYPYAVWQNLYGTPENYLAQRPDADSFTLQVDVYADTPDQAIAVAAALRDAIEPHAYIARWGVQGRDPETKRYRYSFDVDWIVKR
- a CDS encoding phage tail tube protein translates to MSVVTQGTQLYVLADGAVSEVECITAFSPGGNPADQIEDTCLSERSTRTYKKGLRTPGAATVTLNADPANLSHLMLHRMAESDNQDDLTWAVGWADGESAPTVATASDPDAVDGLKLPEDRTWFVFKGKVTDFPFDFAANTVVATSASVQRSGPAVWVPKVPTGS
- a CDS encoding phage tail assembly chaperone family protein, TAC, with protein sequence MQLTLDNLKKAGAFTGRPIEKEITWKQGEEEFTATVFIRPAGYHAATQVIQASAGKIDGVAGYIAAAVCDEEGNPVFTAKDITGEADPERGALDGALTVALLVAIQEVNELGKMSSPPKMKSGASSSSTVSADEQLPKHKSDSASESSSSGSGTAASTED
- a CDS encoding phage tail tape measure protein → MAGKSLGTLTIDLIAKVGGFVAGMDKAERSSTKWRRQVEDNVKAANSAISSIGIVAAGAAVAASTAGIALLKTTSEQITETDRWAKSLRLSTQELLAWQFAAEKAGVSGDQMADIFKDIGDKIGDAVINKSGEAVDALNALGLSADKLSKTTPDKQLLAIGEALSKVSTNAGKITILESLGNDLSKLLPLFDNNNEKLKSFIQQAKDYGVAPDAKSINDLLKVNELFQDIEAQVKGLKIEIASGLAKVDLTQLNKSLSDVKNILTDPSVLQGLASLVSQIAGLAGWMAKAASEAGKLAVASGNRMAALGGNVDMSNIDQVNERIEYLQRNLSGRNGFYSQGESFFGWLTGGDDSVKTLSEELKGLIDQREKLSKQKNAVNLPPTTQATTAPKSSFALGTNEVNGKTTVDAGAKKLENAFKATEQAYQRQIALIDTTGKKVIEVTELQRLQFDIADGKLAGLNEIQKTRLSQLATEIDRLNAVRRASEENLKLAEFTAGLQASNQNEKASLDIDVAGGWLGEQERERMRDRLQIQADFLSRQADLQKQYQAGDITKTLYDSETQALNDALAERLQIQEDYYQQVDDLRNNGTAGFVSGLATQIEASMDLYSNMQQVGAQAFSSLTDMITEWAETGKMNVKDFAATFIQSMGAALLQYAAAQVAMAALQAFTSMIGIPYVGPTLAGPAATAAAASAGVLMLGVSSALKGQAHDGIDSVPETGTWLLQKGERVTTAKTSAKLDATLERVGRQSTGGQAAHITIPVEVHGDPDQRTLALIEGAVKRGAQLGYQMTANDLAGGSGQTSKALNSGWTVGRKKR
- a CDS encoding DUF1833 family protein gives rise to the protein MTILNRLYASGGDEVLIETLQINIGNDVHYLTRGWDDIEVATEEGERLTFQGCGIDIALPARNSDGTQDLKFAISNITGEVSNAIRKALDNLQGATLTYRLYISTSLNAPAARPYTLAIKTGYWTSTEVQITAGYMNVLDTAWPRYRYTLPAFPGLRYL
- a CDS encoding nitrite transporter, encoding MFDIDKYRSVTWQMGGRVWPVLDCYGVVHEVRRDLGLPEWPVFEGVIREGDTMMRTFAEFSTSVQRTAAKEGAVAACYSGGVVDHLGVVVNIDGALHVLESNPHRNVTILPLARFERLYSSVEYYE
- a CDS encoding host specificity factor TipJ family phage tail protein gives rise to the protein MTIRIYPSRLPGAPLETHQHGALTLHQWFNKNVTSYQNDRQQHPVAVEVNGVPVPSQEWPFCQLQPDSDVKVYPIPYGPAVPAWAVWTAVAISVASAAYSIYMMTTMDKGGLSGQGQGDQISLDPARANAARLGDPIREVFGLCRVYPDYVVQPVSRFVNERDMVTSMFVCWGVGNGDIKKEDLRIGATPGSSFGDDVTYTIYPPGADVSADPRSENWYNSTEVGGTSAGGSGLDLGTSGPAAVSVDADAVLVSGNTVTLIGSVSSGNSDTEIPSGWVVGTLINIEAPDTYTVTSTGGYSEIAGSVAELAPVVGMPLTLEINNDQFDLVIAAYSPAVAAVPGVGGSSATVSASAAPQTYNFSGSPQTFSITWKNRTWSVSLTANYVTMSGLVSAITSQLNGSGLVANDRSGRIVISEDSSPFAGGTITFSSLPVVAFGSAPVSVAGVASSGGTAARLASLRLSYPGGAPFAGLPAGQQRFSLTPSGYQYQITAIDALTITVARVTVTKDLAGNTVTTVDPRWTGFTARTLLDASVTSVNDNYDWLGPFLCCPDGETTDRMEINLNFQNGLVRYNSKGKRRSASVGIIIQYRAAGSAGDWQQVALGYERQTEDQIGFTEAIDVPPGQYEIRMRRTEPPAGSSTRDQVYWQALRSRLPRRPSRYDGVTTIGLTIRTGSRLAAQSDRRVSVTSPRIYDNGHPARSISGALWHVLDSIGMEADAAAIAAIESAYWTPRGETFDYVASESGKSALDILQTICNAGMSYFLLSDGLASVGREGVKNWSGVISPQETTEELQTSFTAPTEDDFDAVDVTFVSSLTWAEETIQCRQGSGTPRKVEDYKLYGVTDPDRAWRIGMRRLMKYLHQRLAHSTSTELDALCYQYGDRLVLTDDIPGSDTISCLVTDMRHDGAVVTLTVSEPLDWTFENPRCLLRLQDGSATPLLVPQQVDEYTLTLPESAALRLDEWEMNSPYREPPRLIFCSSNRVGYDATVTSIDPSSDGTCQLNAAQYSPVYYQFDDASYPGDAA